The sequence below is a genomic window from Natrinema sp. DC36.
GAACTACTCGACTCGCTGGACCCCGAAGACGTGGGCCTCTCCCCGAAACGCGACGACGAGTTTCCGACGCCCGACGACCGCGAGGGCCAACAGACGCTCGATTCCTTCGGAGGTTCGGCATGAGCGACGACGTGAACACCTACGAGACGACCGACGGGGACACGCGCCCGTGTATGCTCTGTGGCAAATCAGTGTCGCGAAGCAAGCTCCCCCAGCATATCGCCGTCCAACATTCGGACGATTCGGATGGTGAGACAGCGTGACGCGACTAATCCCCGATTCGGAACAGGCGACCGACGGCGACGTTCGCGAAGCGATTCCACAGCTCGAAGACAGCGAGGACTCAGACCGATGAGCACGAACACCGACGATTCGATATTCGAGGACGTGATGATGCGCCCACCGAAAACCGACGCGACGACCGGAACGTGGGACGACGACGGCCCGATCCGGGGCTGGACCTTCCGGCAGGACGGGACCGCAATAATCCTCGATTTCGTGTTCGAGGACCACTGGACGGCACACGGGCTGACGTGCCTGTTGATCCGTGTGACGGAATACTTCGAATCCGGCCGTCGCACGCAAGAGTCGCCGGACTACGGTGAGAACGAGACCTACTACCGAGGCTACGTCCACGCACCGGGCGTCGAATCGTTCTCGAAGGGCTATTGTGGGACGTATATCACCGACTGCTACCCCGACGACGGCTGGTTTGTGTGGGACGAACGCAGTTGGTCGAACCGACCGGGCTACTCACAATCGATGCGGGAGTCGGCCGTCGGAAAGACCGAGACGCTTGCTCGTGGGTTGACGCGACACATGGAGGGCGAGATATGAGCTACCAAGACACCGACGACGACCGACAGGACCTCGAGTACGCACAGAACCGCGTCGCCGAGGTGAACGAAAGCGCGGCGAAAGCCGTCTCACGACTCGCGGGCATCGAATCGTCGCCATCCCCGAACGGGTCGCTTCGATTCGTTCACTCGGAACTGTGCACGACACTCATGGAGACAACGCGGGCGATCTCCCGCGTCGAACAGGCAATCGCCGCTCTCGACGACGGGTACGGAACGCCGATGCCCCGCCAAATCACGAGCGAGCACGCCGACCGATTCGACGAATTGTACGACGGTCCGGTGTACTATCTGGCGCTGCAACTGCTCGAGAAGAACCGTCGGGAGTTCCTCCAGCGTAAACCTGACACCTACGGCGCGGAACAGGTCGAACGCCACGGACTGACCGAGAACCAACGCAAGTGGCTGACCGATCTTTCGGACGCGTGGCAGGCGAAAGACCACGTCTACGACCCGCGGACGATTGACCACGCCATCCTGTCGGACGTGCTCCGAACGGTCGTCACGGAAGCGCGCAACGAAAACTGGGGGAACACCCGCGTCAATCTCGAGGAAGCGCTCGAGGGCGTCGCAGCGCTCGAGAAACGCGATTCCGACGGCGAGCAAGTCGGCCTCTACGACAAGTACAGCGTCCGAAAGGACGGCCAGCGAGTCACGGACTGTTTCGTGCTCGAGCCCGGCGACGACCCGGCCGCTCGCGAAGCGCTCCGAACGTATGCCGCCGAGACCGAAGACGACGACCTCGCGGCGGATCTGGCCGAATGGACGGACGATCTGGAGGAGACCGATTCTAAATGACCGAATCCGAATCGGAATCCGATTTCCTCGGCGCACGCGCACTCGGCGGTGGGATCTGGCTTTGGACAGTCGGCGTGACGACGACGCTCCATTTCCGCCCCGCGGCGATACCGAACGCCCTGCTCGAGTACGACCCGCTGCTGGCCTCGGCTGTGATATTCTTCACGATCGGTATCTGTGGCGTGTTCGCCGAAGCCGGATACATGGCCCTCGAATGGCTCACCGCGGACTCGGAACGGGACGAACTAACCGAGGTGCCGTGGGAATGAGTGAATCCGAATCCGACCCGTTCAACTACGTCACGCCGTCGGACCTACTCGAGAGCCCGCACGCTAACCAGAGCCGGGACGCCGTCTCACACGTCCGAATCGAGAATCCCAACGCACCGGACGAGCTGGCGATCTTCGACGTGAGCGGCGAACTGGCCGAGCAAGCGTGGGTCTCGGCGAGCGGCGATTCGTTCACCGACCTCGAGAGCGCTCGATAGCGTCTCGAAGACACCTCTGTTTTGCGAGCGATTCTGTTCCTCTCAGTTCGACAGACCGAGATCTCCGCCTGTCGGGGGAACGTTTATACAGCAAAAGATATTATTTTGAAATATGGTAGCAACTGATAGAAGTGCGCCTGACATGGTGTCGAACCTGACCGCATTCCAGCGCGATTTGCTGTTCGTAATCGCGTCGGTTGGCCCCGCGAAAGGCCTCGCAGTCAAAGATGAGCTATCCGACTACTACGCCAAGGAGATCAACCACGGCCAACTGTATCCAAATCTTGACACGCTGGTCGACCGCGGGCTTGTCGAGAAAGGACCGATGGACCGGCGGACGAACTCCTACGAACTGACTCCTCGAGCGAAACAGGAACTCGAGAGCCGGCGCGAGTGGGAACGATCGTATCTCGAGGGGGTGAGCGCGTGATGTCGACTTCAAACAACGAAACTCAAGACAAATTCAAAACGATCGAACGGGGCCTCGACATGGGTGAAATGACGGTTACGATGGCTTTCGGCGGGGTCTGTAACCGGTGCGGTGATGAGCCACTCGAACCTGCTAATCACGAAGAGTTCGGACGTATGCAGTGTACATCCTGTGGCTTGGTCATTGGGCCACTAGTCCACCCGAACGTCGGGGAAGACGGCGAACCTGCGACTGAGGATGAACAGTGGCCCCATGAGCGACTGGCGTTCGAACTTAACGGCGCGCCTGCTACTGTTGGTGTTCGGGCACGCGGCGACTGTTCCTGTGGCGGTTCGCTTCGCCGGAATACCGAAGACAGTCAATTTGGACGGGACCCACTAACGTGCTCGTCTTGCCACGGAACGCTTGGATGGGCCGTGCAGTACAATATAATCAAAGACCCAGCGAGTGATTCCGATGAGTAGTGCGGAATCCACAGACGCGGATATCGCGTGGGAGGTCAACCTCTGCTACTCGAAGTTCAACGAGTCGCCGAGTGACGAATCACTCACCGTGGCCGCTCCCGACCGCGAGTCGGCGATCGAAGCTGCTCGCGAAGTCTCGAGAAACAACCCGCCGAAGGTCGGCCCGGTCTACAGGTGCCGCGAGATCCCGGTCGACCTCTGCGAGAATCGAGGGGAGGAATGATGCCCCGAGGCAGCCTACCGAACCATTCGCCCGAAGAGGCGCGGGCAATGGTCCGCTACAACTTCGCAGACCCGGACGTTCGCGTCGAGTCGTGTACTAACGCCGACTGTGACATTCCGTTCATCGGAATGACCGCCGAGGACTACGCGGCACACCTGGTCGAACACCATTCGTTCTATCGACGATCGACCAAGAACGCACTTCTCGGAACGGTTTCTCGAGCGACAAGCGACGGCAGAGGTGACGAATAGCCATGTCCGAAACCATCGAAGGCGACACACTCGGACACGCGCTCGCGAACCTCTTTGCGGTCGTCGACGGCGACGCCGAACCCGGAACAGAGGAATACGACCGTGCGATGGAACCCGGACTCACGGACGCCCAACGCGAGATCGCCGCCAAGCACGCGGGAGAGGACCGGTTCGAAGTCGACGAGAGCACGGTCCCGAATCTCGGACAGAAACTCGCCGCGGGCAAGAAGCTCCCGTGGACGTTCACGATCGACGGCGTCCGGTTCG
It includes:
- a CDS encoding helix-turn-helix transcriptional regulator, which encodes MVATDRSAPDMVSNLTAFQRDLLFVIASVGPAKGLAVKDELSDYYAKEINHGQLYPNLDTLVDRGLVEKGPMDRRTNSYELTPRAKQELESRREWERSYLEGVSA